The window GCGACGATCAGCACGCCCGACCACATGCACGGGCCAATCACACTGGCTGCCATGCGGCTCGGCATTAGCTGCTACACGCAAAAGCCGTTGACCCGCACCATCTACGAAGCCCGGAAGCTCGCTCAAGTGGCGAAGGAAACCGGTGTTTGCACCCAGATGGGTAACCAAGGCACCGCGCTCGATTCGTCCCGCGAAGCCATCGCTCAGATCCAATCGGGTGTCCTCGGCACGCTGCAAGCCGTTTACGCCTGGTCCAATCGTCCGGTTTGGGCCCAGGGCCCGGGTCGCCGGATGACGATGGAAAAGTTCTCGGCTCAGGCCAAGAAGGATGATGCCGAAAACGCCGACAAGATCATCGCCAAGAAGAAGGAAGAAATCGCCAAGTCACTGGAACGCGTCGATTGGCCGAACTGGCTGGGTGTTGCCCCGCCGCGTGAGTTCTGGCCCGGTCTGTATCACACCTTCCAACACCGCGGCTGGTGGGATTTCGGTTCGGGCGCCCTCGGTGACATGGCTTGCCATCAGTTGACCGTGCCGTTTGCCTCGTGCGAACTGCGCGATCCAATCTCGGTGGTCGCCAAGTCGACCGGTCACGATTTCGACAGCTTCCCGGCCAGCTCAATCATCAAGTTCGAGTTCCCCGAGACCAAGAATCGGCCGGCAATTCCGTTCTGGTGGTACGACCGCAAGGGCAACAAGCCGCCAATGGAAGTCTTCACGAAGCACGGCATTGAAAAGGTCGCGGACAGCGGCGTGCTGATCGTGGGCGAAAAGGGCGCCTTCTATAGCTCGGATGATTACTGCGGCGTTTACTCGCTGCACGGCGTCGATAAGGCGAAGGTTGATTTCGAGAAGGCCGAAAACAAGGGCAACAACGATCTCAACAACATGTACGAGTTGTTCCGGGCGAAGCGCGCTGGCGATCCGATGATTGCCAAGTCGAACTTCATCAACCGGGCCGGTCCGCTCACCGAAACGATCCTCCTCGGCAACCTCGCCGTGTGGGCTGCTGCCAAGGGTGGCGATGCCGGCGCGATGGGCGAATGGGGCGAGAAGGTCGAGTGGGATGCCAAGGACCTCAAGGTCACCAACCTGTCGGACCTCAAGACGCCGAAGGTGGCCGATCTGATCAAGCCGAACTACGCCGAAGGCCACAAGCTGGACTAGTATCCATCAAGTGCCGATCAGGAATTTTGCATGATAAGGGGCGTCCTACTGGAGGACGCCCCTGTTTTTAGGCATTCGCCTGTGGCGAAGTCGCCTTCTTTAGGTTCTTCAGGCCGGACGAGAATTATGAGAGCTCTACATTCGCCACGCGTCTTCGTTGTCGCTCGGTTGGTTTTGGTCGGTGTGCTAATTTTCGCGGCCGGCTGCGACAAATCGAAGGATGACAGCGGAAACAAGCCTGCGACTCCTGCGGAAAAAAACAACGAAAAGGCCGTCAATGCCACGGCTGACCCGCTCGATGTCAAACTGGCCCGCGAGCGGATCAAGTTGCTCGGCGAACGCGCCAAGGGCGTGCCCGCCACCGGTGACCTGCTCACGGAAATCGTGATCCAAGACGGTTCGAACCTGACTCCCGAAGATCTCATCCTCTTCGGCAAGCTGACCGATTTGAAAAAGTTGCAGATTCTCAATTTCCGCCAGCTGAACGATGAAATGGCCGCACACTTGTCGGGCTTGAAGAAGCTCACCAGTCTGGCACTGACCAACACGGTGATCAGCGATGCGACCGTTGAAATGATTGTCCGTGAATTTCCTGACCTCGTCGAACTCGATCTGTCCTCGAATGTGAATTTGACGAACGCGGCGGTGAAGCAAATCGCTCAGATTAGCAAATTGCAACGCTTGACGATGGTGCAGACCCGCGTCAACGACATTGGCGCGCAGCGATTCTCGACGCTCAAGGAACTTCGCGCACTCGACCTGCGCGGCAACATGGAAGCCGGCGACATGGCGCTCGAGGTAGTGGGCGAATTGCCGAAGCTGGTCGCCTTCAAGCACCGCAGCACGGCGGTCACCGACACGGGTGTGGAAGCCTTGAGCAAAAATCAAACGTTGGACTCGATCCTGTTTCAGGACTTCGCAATCACCGATCAATCGGGACCGCACCTGGCCAAGCTCGGCAAGCTGACGCAGCTCGAGATTTTCCGTTGCCAGGGGTTCGGTTCCGAAGGCGTCCTCGCACTGAAGGGCATGGGGCTGACGCGATTGAAGCTCCGCGACCTGCCGAATGTCGACGACCGAGCGATGGAAGTGCTGGATGAGTTGCCGAAGCTCCGCAAGCTTTACCTGCAAGAGCTGCCAACGATCGGCGACTCGGGCCTGCAACATCTGGCGAAGTTGTCCACGCTCGAGCTCCTCGATATCTGGACCGTGCCGCAAATGACCGACGCCACCGTCGCCGAGATCGCCAAGTTGCCGAATTTGAAGGAGTTGTCGATCCGCACCACCGGTGTCACCGACGCGGCCATCGATACGCTCCTCTCGATGAAGAATTTGCAGACGTTGACGTTCAAAGAAAACGGCTCGGTCACTCCCGATGGCCTGAAGAAGCTGCAGGCACGAAAGTGGACGAAACTCGACATCGGCGGCGGAGCGTCCGATAGCGACGAGTAAACTCGCTGATCGCTGGCTTTGGCAAGTTACGGCAGCGCGGCCAGCATGCCATCCCACAGCGCGAGCCGCGCTTCGAGCGATTGAACCGCGGCTTGTTCGGCCCGTTGCCAGTTCCCCTCATCGTCGCCGCAGATTGTCGTCGTCAGCCGAATCGACAGCGGGCCGTGGTGATCGCCGTCGAGTTCGATGTGCCGGGCCAGATAATATTGAAACCGGCTCAGCCCGCCGCTGGTTTGCATGTGAAGTCGATCGACGATCTTTTGAAAAACAGCCGGCAGCAAGTCCTCGCGTCCGAATGTAAAAGCAGCCGCGATGGCCGGCAGATCGTTGCTCAGGGCGATCGCGAAAGTCTGCCCCACGAATTGCTGAACGCTAGCCGGCACGGCTGAGTTGGCCAGCGCCGCTGAAATCGGCGAGCCAGTTTTCAGGGATTGCAGAAAGCCGCCGATCAGCCCAGTATCCGCGCCGCATTCCCGCATCGCGCGGTGATATAGCTCAAAGTGGCTGGCGTGCCCCCCTGCCCCGTCCTCGTCACTTTCCTCGCCCAACACAATCTCGTTGATAAACCGCGCGAGCACGCCATCGGCTGGCGGCAGCCAGGGCACGCTCACGCAACAGATCTGCCGCTGCAACGCTTTCAGCAGCGACATGAAATCCCAAACCGCGAAGACGTGATGCTGCATGAACAACCGCAGCCCCGGCAACTCATCGATTCGTTCATAAATTGGATGAGCCAGCAGCGCAGCCCGCAATGGTGCGATACGCAGCTGGATCTTTTCAAATCGTGCAGACACTCGGCGCTCCGCTGGCAAAACAAAAAAGGCCCGGCGGATTTTTCAAAATCCGCCGGGCCACAATCTTACTCAATTATCGCGAGCGCGAGTTCCGCTTAGGGGAACGAGATCAGCGTCGGGGCGAGAGCAAAGACGTTGAACGCGCTGGGCAGGAGCGTATCAGTGCCAAGTCCGCCATTGACGATTACGCGACTGTTGAACCGCACGAAGTCGTTAGCATCAACGCCGATATCGAGCGTATCGCTGCCAGCGCCGAGATCCATCGAAACGATGGAGTCGAACTGAGTGCCAATACCATCATTTTGATTGCCGTTTTCGACGTTCACGCGATCGTTACCACCAGCGGTAGAAACCGTCACGACGCTACGGAATCGTGAGTTGTCGAGTTGGATCAGGTCGTCCCCTTCGCCCGTGCTCACCACCACACCACCGAAAACATTCAGGCCGAAACCGGTGATTTCATCGGCTCCACCCAGCGTGGCGATCGTCAGGCTGCTGCGAATGGTGGTGGCCCCTTCGTTCATCAACACTTCGTTATCGCCAGCGCCCAGCGACAGCGAAATTGCGTACACATCGAACGTCAATGTATCGAAATCAAAAGTATCGATACCACTGCCACCCGTCACGGAGATCAGACCAGTTACGTCGACGTTGTCCGAAGCAAACTCAATGAAGTTCGTGCCATTGCCCAATGAGGCGACAATCGAACCGTTAACGGTCAACTGCGGATTGAAGCCGAAGTCGCCAGGTTCGAAGTTGTCTGGTCCCGAACCGCCGATGACGGTAATGCCGCCATTGATGGTGGTGTTGCCATCGATGAAGAAGTCGTTGTCGCCGTCGCCACTGTTTACTGTGATATAGCCGGTGTTGACCAGCGTATCGCCGAGATCGATGAAGTCGCTGCCGCTGCCACCCGTGATCGAAACCAGGCCGAGCGTGAGCGAGACAGTGGGATCAAGGTCGGTCACGTTGTTGCCGTCACCATTCAAAGCGACGAACGATTGACGTGCGGTGAAGCTGCCGTCGTCAACGTTGATCGCGTCGTTGCCAGCGCCCATGGTGGCCGCAACGCTGCCAAACGAGTTTGAGTCGCCGTTGTCTTCGCCGAACGTCAAGCTGTCGTTGCCGTTACTGCCATTAAAACGGAGCATGCCCGTGATGTTCGTCAGCACGAATGTCGCCGAG is drawn from Anatilimnocola floriformis and contains these coding sequences:
- a CDS encoding Gfo/Idh/MocA family protein, translating into MTKLSVRRDFLKTTAAVGVGYFVGGALDLRGQERSANEQLNVASFGVGGKGGSDSANAATFGNVVAICDVDRNTLDGKGKSKGFEKAEKFTDYRELLAKYGKNIDIATISTPDHMHGPITLAAMRLGISCYTQKPLTRTIYEARKLAQVAKETGVCTQMGNQGTALDSSREAIAQIQSGVLGTLQAVYAWSNRPVWAQGPGRRMTMEKFSAQAKKDDAENADKIIAKKKEEIAKSLERVDWPNWLGVAPPREFWPGLYHTFQHRGWWDFGSGALGDMACHQLTVPFASCELRDPISVVAKSTGHDFDSFPASSIIKFEFPETKNRPAIPFWWYDRKGNKPPMEVFTKHGIEKVADSGVLIVGEKGAFYSSDDYCGVYSLHGVDKAKVDFEKAENKGNNDLNNMYELFRAKRAGDPMIAKSNFINRAGPLTETILLGNLAVWAAAKGGDAGAMGEWGEKVEWDAKDLKVTNLSDLKTPKVADLIKPNYAEGHKLD
- a CDS encoding DUF3050 domain-containing protein, which encodes MSARFEKIQLRIAPLRAALLAHPIYERIDELPGLRLFMQHHVFAVWDFMSLLKALQRQICCVSVPWLPPADGVLARFINEIVLGEESDEDGAGGHASHFELYHRAMRECGADTGLIGGFLQSLKTGSPISAALANSAVPASVQQFVGQTFAIALSNDLPAIAAAFTFGREDLLPAVFQKIVDRLHMQTSGGLSRFQYYLARHIELDGDHHGPLSIRLTTTICGDDEGNWQRAEQAAVQSLEARLALWDGMLAALP